The segment AAACCAAAACACGCTACGCCGGTTTGAATTTGAACGATTGgtgttaagttaaaaattgtttcaactGCTTTAAAAATGAGCCACCTGCAGCTGACAACAAATACTGGAATACCAGACAGTTCCTGGCAACCTCCCTTTTGCGTCATGGAAACAACGTATgtatgcttaatttttttatgttctgaaattaataatttttaagtaatataATTATGATGTATGtatgttgtaaaaattaaaccataacCATTTGAGTATAACGATATTTCTACTCGAGTATTGGTGCGAATAGGacgaagaaaatcaaattgagtACATAGAGTGTACTTGCAAAaggtataattatttttctattcgaCAGAATGGGAGAATTTGCCGTGGAACTTTACTGGAAGCACGCTCCAAGAACATGCAGAAATTTCGCAGAACTGTGTAGACGAGGCTACTTCAACAACACCAAATTCCACAGAATTATCAGAGACTTCATGATTCAAGGTTTTTTCTAACTtatttggattaaaatatttatttaaaagtttctaAGGTGGAGACCCAACTGCGACCGGTCGAGGAGGAAGCTCGATTTACGGCAAAACCTTTGCTGACGAATTCCACCCGGACTTGAAACACACtggtaatttaattcagtCCATCTGTATGCTGTTGCCTTACGTTTCGTTCAAGGCGCTGGAATTCTCTCCATGGCAAACTCTGGCCCTGACACGAATGGATCTCAGTTTTTCATCACCCTCGGTCCAACCCAGTGGCTGGACGGGAAGCACGCAATTTTCGGACGCATTTCTGGTGGCATGAATGTAATCAAGCGGATTGGATTGGTCGAGACAGACAACTCGGACAAGCCGGTGGACGACGTGCAAATCAAGAAGGCGTACCCAAAGATGCAACTGTAGCCAGTGAAATTGCTTtgctttgaaatgaaatatgtgTCACGtcacatttttattccatGTACTGAggtaacaataataatgatttttcttgtaaaaagcTTTTTCAGTTGAACCCGTTTTGCTTGATGGAGGTTCTTCGTTTTGATGCGTAATCGGGCGCGATATCAATAAGCTGAAAAAGTGACTGTTTCAGTCAAAGGCATTTCCACGCATCAACTGACTTGTTGGGAACATTAACTGACAAATTCTTGGGTTTCGAATTGAATTGACTCATTACACGGGATCTGATAAAGTAAAAGAAGGGGCTGTACTTACATGTCGGGGCCGGTACCAGTCGAAAAACTTGATTATCAAAAAACAAAGGGACAGAACCAGGAGGAATGGGTAAACTTTGGTTTGGTGCAAGCtgcaagaagaagaaaattgtaGTTTGTGAGATCAAAATAGATGAATAATTCTTACCAGTCGCTTAGCTGTTGTCCAAAAGGTTTCAGCCGCTGCTTTGCGACTGTGTCGTAAACGTGTTCAGTTCTTTTGGTCACGTCAAACCAGTTGTAGAAGGAGCAAATTTTCTCGTGGCGCTCTTCTGGACTAGGCCCTGCCCCAAGTCTGAAGGCTATGATAGCTTTTTCCAGGGCTAAGGTTAGCGCTGCAAAATAATCGAATTTAGAcacaggaataatttttttggctgCTTTGACTCCCTTACAATTCACATCTGGCTCAGCCAAGTACATGAGATCGGGAGGTAAAACTTCAGGAATGCCACCAACGTTGGTGCTCACAACATGAaggctgaaacaaaaatacagggatttaatgaaatttgtaCGTACTATAGGGATGTTTCCTTCGACTTATGGCACTGGGATTATTGGTGTGGTATTTTGTACTAGATTTTTTATGTCCTGAAACCGAAATG is part of the Cloeon dipterum chromosome 1, ieCloDipt1.1, whole genome shotgun sequence genome and harbors:
- the Cypl gene encoding peptidyl-prolyl cis-trans isomerase-like 1, coding for MSHLQLTTNTGIPDSSWQPPFCVMETTMGEFAVELYWKHAPRTCRNFAELCRRGYFNNTKFHRIIRDFMIQGGDPTATGRGGSSIYGKTFADEFHPDLKHTGAGILSMANSGPDTNGSQFFITLGPTQWLDGKHAIFGRISGGMNVIKRIGLVETDNSDKPVDDVQIKKAYPKMQL